The following are from one region of the Moritella sp. 24 genome:
- a CDS encoding acyl-CoA-binding protein, whose product MTDLRAKFEATVDQVQNGTAKKKPSQELKLEFYSLFKQATEGDVATKKPSIFDMVAFAKWTAWNKLRGLSSDAAMEKYIARVEEENAA is encoded by the coding sequence ATGACAGACCTACGCGCTAAATTTGAAGCTACAGTAGACCAAGTACAGAATGGCACAGCAAAGAAAAAGCCTTCTCAAGAATTGAAATTAGAGTTTTACTCATTATTTAAGCAAGCAACAGAAGGCGATGTTGCTACTAAAAAACCATCTATCTTTGATATGGTTGCTTTTGCTAAATGGACGGCTTGGAATAAATTACGTGGTTTATCTTCAGATGCTGCAATGGAAAAATACATTGCACGTGTAGAAGAAGAAAATGCAGCTTAA
- a CDS encoding cold-shock protein, whose product MSNTVIGKVKFFNEAKGFGFIEQENGPDVFVHFSSILVDGFKVLTDGQKVEFTVGQGQKGPQAENVKPL is encoded by the coding sequence ATGTCTAATACAGTAATCGGTAAAGTAAAATTCTTCAACGAAGCTAAAGGCTTCGGTTTCATCGAACAAGAAAACGGCCCAGATGTATTCGTACATTTCAGCTCTATCTTAGTTGATGGCTTTAAAGTACTTACTGACGGTCAAAAAGTTGAGTTCACAGTAGGTCAAGGCCAAAAAGGTCCACAAGCTGAGAACGTTAAACCTCTTTAA
- the can gene encoding carbonate dehydratase: protein MSTIKSIFERNRAWSEQINEQFPDFFEQLSKQQTPDYLWIGCSDSRVPANQIMALPPGEVFVHRNIANVVVHTDLNCLSVIQYAVEVLKVKHIIVCGHYGCGGVKAAMGDGQHGLIDNWLRHIKDVERFHMDDLEGVCGEDKIDRMCELNVIEQVRNVCNTTVVKRAWRNGAELTIHGWIFNISNGVLKSLTDSIESREKQLEVIAK from the coding sequence TTGAGTACAATTAAATCGATATTTGAACGTAATCGCGCATGGTCAGAACAGATTAATGAACAGTTCCCTGACTTTTTTGAGCAACTTTCTAAACAACAAACACCTGACTATTTATGGATAGGTTGTTCTGACAGCCGTGTCCCTGCAAATCAGATCATGGCTCTGCCCCCAGGGGAGGTCTTTGTTCACCGCAATATTGCAAATGTTGTTGTGCATACAGATTTAAACTGCTTATCAGTGATCCAGTACGCTGTAGAGGTGCTTAAAGTTAAGCATATTATTGTCTGCGGACATTATGGCTGTGGTGGTGTTAAAGCCGCTATGGGTGATGGCCAGCATGGTTTAATCGATAACTGGCTTCGTCATATCAAAGATGTAGAACGCTTCCATATGGATGACCTAGAAGGTGTCTGTGGGGAAGATAAAATTGACCGTATGTGTGAGCTTAATGTTATTGAGCAAGTGCGTAATGTCTGTAATACAACAGTAGTGAAGCGAGCGTGGCGTAATGGTGCTGAGTTAACGATTCATGGCTGGATCTTTAATATTAGTAATGGTGTATTGAAAAGTTTAACGGACAGTATTGAATCTAGAGAGAAGCAACTGGAAGTTATTGCTAAGTAA
- the nhaA gene encoding Na+/H+ antiporter NhaA, with product MNNTQESFLTSFFKLESAGGIVLMFSAVLAMILANSPAQGLYALFLEVPVEIKLGGLEIAKPLLLWINDGLMAVFFFLVGLELKRELVEGELSDPRNIILPGVGAIGGMLFPALIYVYFNIDDPAALSGWAIPAATDIAFALGILSLLGSRVPISLKIFLTSLAIFDDIGAILIIAFFYTSKISISALIVTALCIPVLAYLNKRNVDSKTLYILVGIVMWVAMLKSGVHATLAGVILALFIPMQSKDKSFSPLKKMEHGLHFVVAFVILPVFAFANAGINLSGVGLEQILHPVPMGIALGLFVGKQIGIFGLCWLAIKCKIAQMPKGMNWCSLYSTAVLCGVGFTMSLFIGSLAFEATGTNLLFDERLGIILGSLLSGVIGFFMLKSCLSNQEKAK from the coding sequence ATGAACAACACACAAGAATCATTTTTGACTAGTTTCTTTAAACTAGAATCAGCAGGAGGCATTGTTCTAATGTTCTCAGCTGTCTTGGCTATGATTTTAGCGAATAGCCCTGCACAAGGATTGTATGCATTATTTTTAGAAGTGCCTGTTGAGATTAAACTAGGTGGTTTAGAAATTGCGAAACCATTATTGCTTTGGATTAATGATGGTTTAATGGCTGTGTTCTTCTTTTTAGTTGGACTTGAGTTAAAAAGAGAATTAGTGGAAGGCGAGTTGTCTGATCCACGTAACATCATCTTGCCTGGTGTTGGCGCCATTGGTGGTATGTTATTTCCTGCTCTTATCTATGTATATTTTAATATAGATGATCCAGCAGCATTAAGTGGTTGGGCGATCCCTGCTGCAACAGATATTGCATTTGCGCTAGGTATCTTAAGTCTACTTGGTTCTCGAGTGCCAATTAGCTTGAAGATTTTCTTAACGTCATTAGCTATTTTTGATGATATCGGTGCGATTTTGATTATTGCTTTCTTTTATACATCGAAAATTTCAATCTCGGCACTAATCGTTACAGCACTTTGTATTCCAGTGCTTGCTTACTTGAATAAACGTAATGTTGACTCTAAAACACTTTATATCCTTGTCGGTATCGTGATGTGGGTAGCAATGTTGAAATCGGGTGTTCACGCGACATTAGCGGGTGTTATTCTTGCTTTGTTTATTCCGATGCAGTCAAAAGATAAATCATTCTCACCATTGAAGAAGATGGAACACGGTTTACACTTTGTTGTTGCCTTTGTTATCTTACCTGTATTCGCATTTGCTAATGCTGGTATCAACTTATCAGGTGTTGGTCTGGAACAGATTTTACACCCTGTACCAATGGGTATCGCACTAGGTCTATTTGTTGGTAAGCAAATTGGTATCTTTGGATTATGCTGGTTAGCAATTAAATGTAAAATTGCACAAATGCCTAAAGGTATGAACTGGTGTTCTTTATATAGTACTGCTGTCTTATGTGGTGTTGGTTTTACAATGAGCTTATTCATTGGTTCACTTGCCTTCGAAGCAACAGGTACAAACTTATTGTTTGATGAACGCCTTGGTATTATTTTAGGCTCATTACTGTCAGGTGTTATTGGTTTCTTCATGTTGAAATCATGCTTATCGAATCAAGAGAAAGCGAAATAA